One Kazachstania africana CBS 2517 chromosome 5, complete genome DNA window includes the following coding sequences:
- the KAFR0E04300 gene encoding nascent polypeptide-associated complex subunit alpha (similar to Saccharomyces cerevisiae EGD2 (YHR193C); ancestral locus Anc_4.358), translating to MTEEGNVTILSRNERRSRENLMKLGLKPVSGVNRVTFKKKDNQIFAINNPDVFRSVSGNYVVFGEVTVDNFAQKLAAVQKEAQSSGIFPTATKSTEEIAQDIGVFKEEKGNEEMEEAAVEAVQDAEEDVDIGNLPPEDVDLVMQQANVSRSRAIKMLKENNGDLISAIMAASS from the coding sequence ATGACTGAGGAAGGTAACGTTACTATACTTAGCAGGAATGAGAGAAGATCGAGGGAGAATCTCATGAAGCTTGGTTTGAAGCCAGTCAGTGGTGTCAATAGGGTCACCTTTAAGAAGAAAgacaatcaaatatttgcaATCAATAATCCCGACGTTTTTAGGTCTGTTAGTGGTAATTACGTCGTGTTTGGGGAGGTCACAGTCGACAATTTTGCTCAGAAACTCGCAGCTGTCCAGAAGGAAGCACAAAGCTCTGGAATATTCCCCACGGCCACTAAATCCACAGAAGAGATTGCCCAAGATATTGGGGTGTTCAAAGAGGAAAAGGgaaatgaagaaatggaagagGCCGCTGTCGAGGCAGTCCAAGACGCAGAGGAAGATGTGGATATTGGTAACTTGCCCCCGGAAGACGTAGACTTAGTTATGCAACAGGCTAACGTTTCGAGAAGTAGAGCCATAAAGATGCTCAAGGAAAATAACGGAGATCTTATCAGTGCTATTATGGCAGCATCTAGttaa
- the NMD5 gene encoding Nmd5p (similar to Saccharomyces cerevisiae NMD5 (YJR132W); ancestral locus Anc_4.361): MDANVLLHCFSGTLVHDASIRKNAESHLQEASKTPGFLGACLDIIASGEVNTSIKLSASLYFKNKITYGWDAGSNSVATKNELLNFVVDNDEKPVVKDMLLQTMLQCSKNSPQCVKILKSALTVIISSEYARGRWEELLPKSLELLSSDDIDFTHVGLICLSEIFRTYRWKDNDARQELEKLILEYFPQLLEYANNSLFQNGSTMTNNKVGELMKLILKIYKFVTYYDLPFTTQRAESFIPWANLFVSIIQHPIPADALNGLDVDQRKLLPWVKCKKWAYANLFRLFQRYGSTSLSKKFEYNEFKQLYVEQFLPQFLQLIFQQIEQWRNNSLWLSGTSLYYILSFLEQSITQKPTWELVGPHYDVMLKHIIFPLLKPTEETLELFKNDPQEYIHRNLEFWDNDYSSDSAAVSLLVTAVNKRGKSTLQPTLEFLIETSQANCADFENIQMSNALEIESSLKIFSNIIDRLTVKNSPYLTEIEGFLSIFVFPFFNSPFGFLKARACDICSKLGTVELKQPISIVTIYEGIMLCLNDSSDCLPINLAAALALQIFISDPHFRQTIAPSVIPIMQKLLALSNDFESDAISGVMQEFVEQFSEQLQPFGVELINTLVQQFLKLAIDLNEASNIDPNSLMTADDIPDETDKQMAALGILSTIISILLSFENSLDVVKSLEQSFYPAAEFILKNEMEDFYREVCEFVENSTFLLRQITPFTWKILELVGECNRKDNSMVSYYLEDFMLMINNILVYGNEELRKNEFYSKILLEIYQKSEITEDSDLDELNIIFDFSQKIILAMGAQLSPYFRELFLKDATRCILAESGELSKNCVFGVTSFNVVIASMISSVLPTLKFLQQTNCFQLFFETWITSYIPNYKRVFDIKLSIMGILNIIGQLNVGNFSDLSIDTILQKLTSDLIMLIKKYPIAEQELKLKRKEFSSLDFDSNAEWNDISEFNENDEEPEEDIEKYMELTKNKTTGLDFVDCTTFDGNNSFDDLEEDPLSKSLLDDIDIYSLFKSTVTLLQQNNAANFQVTFGTLTAEQQQTLSEIMNI, encoded by the coding sequence ATGGACGCAAATGTGTTGTTACACTGCTTTTCTGGAACTTTAGTTCATGATGCTTCAATCAGAAAAAATGCAGAGTCTCATCTGCAGGAGGCAAGTAAGACGCCAGGGTTTCTCGGCGCATGTTTAGACATTATTGCATCTGGAGAAGTCAACACAAGTATTAAATTGTCTGCTTCGTTGTATTTTAAGAATAAGATTACCTACGGTTGGGATGCCGGCTCAAATTCTGTGGCTACTAAGAACGagttattgaattttgttgtGGACAATGACGAAAAACCTGTTGTTAAAGATATGCTGCTTCAAACAATGCTGCAATGTTCTAAGAATTCTCCTCAATGTGTCAAGATATTGAAGTCTGCATTAACTGTTATTATCAGCTCAGAGTATGCGCGCGGTAGATGGGAAGAACTTCTGCCAAAATCATTGGAATTACTTTCAAGTGATGATATCGACTTCACTCATGTCGGTTTGATTTGCCTTTCTGAAATCTTTAGAACTTATAGATGGAAGGATAATGATGCAAGacaagaattagaaaaattgattttggaGTATTTTCCACAACTTTTAGAGTACGCCAATAACtctcttttccaaaatggTAGTACTATGACCAACAATAAGGTCGGtgaattgatgaaattgatactTAAGATTTATAAGTTTGTGACTTACTACGACTTGCCTTTCACTACACAGAGAGCAGAATCATTTATTCCGTGGGCAAATCTATTTGTATCGATTATTCAACATCCTATTCCTGCTGATGCCTTGAACGGCTTGGATGTCGATCAACGTAAATTATTACCATGGGTGAAGTGCAAAAAATGGGCCTATGCTAATTTATTCAGAttgtttcaaagatatGGCTCAACTTCATTATCTAAAAAGTTCgaatataatgaatttaaacAATTGTACGTAGAACAATTTCTGCCACAATTTCTGCAATTAATCTTTCAGCAGATCGAACAATGGAGAAATAATTCTCTTTGGTTAAGTGGCACATCATTGTACTATATCCTGAGTTTCTTAGAACAATCAATTACACAGAAACCAACTTGGGAATTGGTTGGCCCACATTACGACGTAATGTTGAAACATATTATTTTCCCATTACTAAAACCAACTGAAGAAACATTGGAATTATTTAAAAACGATCCCCAGGAATATATTCATAGAAACTTGGAGTTCTGGGATAATGACTACTCTTCTGATTCTGCTGCTGTCTCTCTGTTAGTAACAGCTGTTAACAAACGTGGTAAATCAACATTACAGCCAACTTTGGAGTTTTTAATCGAAACTTCACAGGCTAATTGTGCTGATTTTGAGAATATTCAAATGAGTAATGCATtagaaattgaatcaagtctgaaaattttctcaaACATTATTGATAGGTTGACTGTGAAGAATTCTCCATATTTAACTGAAATTGAAGGTTTCTTATCTATCTTTGTTTTCCCATTCTTTAACTCACCGTTTGGATTTCTAAAAGCCCGTGCGTGTGACATTTGTTCTAAACTAGGTACCGTAGAATTAAAGCAGCCAATTTCTATTGTTACAATTTATGAAGGTATCATGCTTTGCTTGAACGACTCGTCGGATTGTTTACCCATCAATTTAGCTGCCGCTTTAGCTTTACAAATCTTTATATCAGACCCGCATTTTCGACAAACTATTGCACCATCAGTTATTCCGATCATGCAGAAATTATTGGCATTATCCAATGACTTTGAATCTGATGCCATTTCTGGTGTGATGCAAGAATTTGTAGAACAATTTTCCGAACAGTTACAACCATTTGGTGTCGAATTAATAAATACTTTGGTgcaacaatttttgaaattagccattgatttaaatgaagCTTCCAATATCGATCCAAATAGTTTGATGACTGCAGATGATATTCCCGACGAAACCGATAAGCAAATGGCTGCTTTAGGTATATTATCTACTATCATCTCGATTTTGTTATCgtttgaaaattctttgGATGTTGTTAAAAGCTTGGAACAATCGTTTTATCCTGCTGCTGAGTTTATCTTGAAAAACGAAATGGAAGACTTTTATCGTGAAGTTTGTGAATTTGTCGAGAACTCTACTTTCCTATTAAGACAAATCACACCATTTACATGGAAAATCTTAGAGTTAGTTGGCGAATGTAATCGTAAAGATAATAGTATGGTCTCTTACTATTTAGAAGATTTTATGCTTATGATAAACAATATTTTAGTATACGGCAACGAGGAGCTCAggaaaaatgaattttattCTAAAATACTATTagaaatttatcaaaagaGTGAAATTACTGAGGACAGTGATCTCGATGAGctaaatatcatttttgatttttctcaaaaaatCATCCTAGCAATGGGAGCTCAATTGTCACCATACTTCAGAGAATTATTCTTGAAGGATGCTACTAGATGTATCTTGGCAGAAAGTGGAGAGTTGAGTAAAAATTGTGTCTTTGGTGTCACATCTTTCAATGTAGTCATTGCAAGCATGATTTCATCTGTATTACCGACTCTAAAATTCTTACAACAAACTAACTGTTTCCAATTGTTTTTCGAAACTTGGATAACATCATACATTCCAAACTATAAACGTGTTTTCGACATTAAACTTTCTATTATGGGTATACTAAACATAATAGGTCAGTTAAATGTGGGCAATTTTTCAGACTTGTCTATTGACACcattttgcaaaaattgACTAGCGACTTGATTATGTTGATTAAAAAATATCCTATCGCTGAACAAGAACTAAAGTTGAAACGTAaagaattttcatcattagaCTTTGATTCCAATGCTGAATGGAACGATATTAGcgaatttaatgaaaatgacgaAGAGCCTGAAGAGGACATCGAAAAATACATGGAGTTGACTAAAAACAAAACCACAGGACTAGATTTTGTTGACTGTACAACATTCGACGGcaataattcttttgatgACTTGGAAGAAGATCCACTAAGCAAATCGCTACTAGACGATATTGACATATATTCTTTGTTTAAATCAACCGTTACGCTCTTGCAACAAAACAATGCAGCAAATTTCCAAGTCACTTTCGGTACACTTACAGCAGAACAACAGCAAACTCTTTCAGAAATTATGAATATCTGA
- the UTP9 gene encoding Utp9p (similar to Saccharomyces cerevisiae UTP9 (YHR196W); ancestral locus Anc_4.362) — translation MSSKVDLVASFSQDARQFAFQSGIAQKNTVDLYPLDPSNNYEVNSSLVERLDYENNDLKASELLFLGWCSSVSGEDEKKVKRKRGEGEEEYQKELQDRTLENVFVNGFSEGQLVIFSSNGKSIVNIIRNKQEFLNITTEKSHIWALDSDKCVKKYQYNVAKPLKTFHLTDGKDEGITGFQVMKVNNETEYLFLITEQHIHIIDPSKRRPTTVAKLDIFGAIACALSSDGKYLIVADIEKISVFEFETQKFVQSWDVQAERLEIINDLVVALGVSGKISVFKLGENDSISTVRVANSEIIEFSKVGTSIMLAWLNVNEPNFKLLSLENISGNKEIVINEEEEEEQENISEIEKDNPAGEEVKDVKVDEASKAGEKNQQKKKKKITQDEKNELTLSLKSALESNSGNEQIIKLLTSEGWDKARIIEFISKQHDSETLLSNLFSIVVTELQKTVWSDSHMLRSWCKLLITLKPVLLATQDKKFKKNLKHLRQSLKSSSDTVHILVGIQGRLEMLHQQDILRQELAKLSVGNDGMEADVIEEGEADNDEDDGDSITYVNGETDVFIDAPEYKKE, via the coding sequence atGAGCTCAAAAGTGGATCTGGTTGCTAGCTTCTCGCAGGATGCAAGACAGTTTGCGTTCCAATCTGGTATTGCACAAAAGAATACAGTCGATCTTTACCCATTAGATCCTAGTAATAACTACGAAGTGAATAGTTCGTTGGTAGAACGTTTAGATTACGAAAACAACGATTTAAAGGCATCAGAACTATTGTTTCTAGGCTGGTGTTCCAGTGTATCTGGTGAAGATGAGAAGAAAGTAAAAAGAAAGCGTGGTGAAGGAGAGgaagaatatcaaaaggAACTACAGGATAGAACACTAGAAAATGTATTTGTGAATGGATTCTCTGAAGGACAGCTTGtcatattttcatcaaacgGTAAGAGTATTGTTAATATCATTCGTAATAAGCAAGAATTTTTAAACATCACCACAGAAAAGTCCCACATTTGGGCGCTAGATTCAGATAAATGTGTGAAAAAGTATCAATATAATGTGGCAAAACCattaaaaacttttcatttgaCTGATGGTAAAGATGAGGGCATTACAGGATTCCAAGTTATGAAAGTGAACAATGAGACTGAGTACTTATTCCTAATTACAGAACAGCATATCCATATTATTGATCCAAGTAAGAGAAGACCGACAACTGTAGCCAAACTCGATATATTTGGTGCCATCGCTTGTGCTTTGTCGAGCGATGGTAAATACTTAATTGTTGCAGATATAGAGAAGATTTCtgtatttgaatttgaaactCAAAAGTTTGTTCAATCGTGGGATGTTCAAGCTGAAAGATTAGAAATCATTAACGATTTGGTGGTAGCTTTGGGAGTCAGCGGTAAAATTTCCGTTTTCAAATTAGGTGAAAATGATAGTATAAGCACTGTTAGAGTGGCTAATTCGGAGATTATTGAGTTCAGCAAAGTCGGCACTAGTATTATGCTTGCCTGGCTAAACGTCAACGAACCAAATTTCAAACTTCTGtcattggaaaatattaGTGGTAACAAAGAGATTGTCATAAacgaagaagaggaagaagaacaagaaaatatcagtgaaattgaaaaggacAACCCTGCAGGTGAAGAGGTCAAGGATGTGAAGGTAGATGAAGCGTCGAAGGCTGGTGAAAAGAAtcaacaaaagaagaagaaaaagataacacaagatgaaaagaatgaacTAACTTTGAGTTTGAAAAGTGCATTAGAATCAAATTCAGGGAATgaacaaataataaaactACTTACTTCCGAAGGATGGGATAAAGCGAGAATCATTGAGTTCATCTCTAAACAGCATGATTCAGAAACTTTACTATCCAATTTATTCAGCATTGTTGTTActgaattacaaaaaactGTTTGGAGTGATAGCCACATGCTGCGCAGTTGGTGTAAATTGTTAATAACATTGAAACCCGTCCTTCTTGCGACGCAAGACAAgaaatttaagaaaaatcTAAAACATCTCAGACAATCTTTAAAATCATCAAGCGATACAGTCCATATCCTAGTAGGAATACAAGGTAGACTAGAAATGCTTCATCAACAGGACATTTTAAGGCAAGAATTAGCGAAGCTTTCTGTCGGAAACGACGGTATGGAAGCGGATGTCATAGAAGAAGGTGAAGCAGACaacgatgaagatgacggGGACTCAATAACCTACGTCAACGGTGAAACAGATGTGTTTATTGATGCACCGGAATATAAGAAAGAGTAA
- the XPT1 gene encoding xanthine phosphoribosyltransferase (similar to Saccharomyces cerevisiae XPT1 (YJR133W); ancestral locus Anc_4.363), giving the protein MSDVQKIYISYNNIHKLCQKIANEILERNERPDIIIGISGGGLIPARIIRTFLKQQGQKNIPIQAIGLSLYEDMGLEDGVEKIGKEVIRTQWLDFGALSEHFDSLIGKKILIVDEVDDTRTTLHYAISELQKEVKEQQVKLNRLDEETAFSIFVLHNKDKPKRAELPKDLMESGHYLVGETVPDEWLCYPWEADDIEEHTRLAKLQGND; this is encoded by the coding sequence ATGTCAGACGTTCAGAAGATCTATATTTCGTATAACAATATACATAAACTTTGCCAAAAGATTGccaatgaaattttggagAGAAATGAGAGACCAGATATCATTATCGGTATTTCTGGTGGTGGATTAATTCCTGCCAGAATAATAAGAACTTTCTTGAAGCAACAGGGCCAAAAGAACATTCCAATCCAAGCTATTGGTTTATCCCTTTACGAAGATATGGGCCTAGAAGATGGTGTCGAAAAGATTGGTAAGGAAGTTATCAGAACTCAGTGGTTAGATTTTGGTGCGTTAAGCGAGCATTTCGACTCTTTGATTGGtaagaagattttgattgtCGATGAAGTTGACGATACCAGAACCACATTACACTATGCTATCAGTGAATTGCAAAAGGAAGTGAAGGAACAACAAGTCAAATTAAACAGACtagatgaagaaactgCCTTTTCTATCTTTGTCTTACATAACAAGGACAAGCCAAAGAGAGCAGAATTGCCAAAGGACCTTATGGAATCTGGCCACTATTTGGTCGGTGAAACTGTTCCAGATGAATGGTTATGCTATCCTTGGGAAGCTGATGACATCGAAGAACACACAAGATTGGCTAAATTGCAAGGAAATGATTAA
- the SGM1 gene encoding Sgm1p (similar to Saccharomyces cerevisiae SGM1 (YJR134C); ancestral locus Anc_4.364), translating to MSSSNKKLSLEERLSLAASKKGKKKSKKPALNAALSSPSPSPLPLDSDAEADHSSQILAETEPHKQEEYELDPFFKQCLPDNFMELDPIRLIELIRPNVEKLNKTQDSSLFRLVKEKDESIQKLEKTNELLSKNEKKSLYTISQLEEKSTKLENEYDILKSADKKNTVKIDQLKKELAALNKINKEGESNFKELTKREEDWKNIETKLESKERTIEELNATIQALEASSKQEKNDHEEKVKRLIESNNEHIISLESSLEQLRIQLSGSESTADDKEGGAINTESYSLLQEQLTSSKKNWESIEFQLNLKMTNLETSLGEKEKLITGLNTEIQNLKVENSRLVTEIEAKKEESKTLRLQFKETSNKTSILEMSLNNLKDDYNLLESKYMIQKSQLENNIKEDHSANEIIKHFENGSHEDWFLQAESSLLSIEEKPQDERKNTVTDDNSNLQIDINEIPDEAATMTQHAYNDDSFMRNSSASLFRKPSTNIQSNSNNIDSGTTQIVTRLGAEIRRLEGELKSIQDRYNNLSHEKSNANEEILRLMNENGQYQSLKEENENLQLRINELNHKLEASLQVLGEKAEQNQELENDVSDLKEMLHLQVQQMVEIQEKISDLK from the coding sequence ATGTCCTCAAGCAATAAAAAGCTATCTTTAGAAGAACGGCTCTCTTTAGCCGCAAGTAAGAAGGGCAAAAAGAAGTCGAAGAAACCTGCATTAAATGCAGCTCTGTCTTCACCTTCTCCCAGTCCCTTACCGTTGGATTCAGATGCAGAGGCAGACCACAGCAGTCAGATTCTTGCGGAAACTGAGCCTCATAAACAAGAAGAGTACGAGTTGGATccttttttcaaacaatGTCTGCCTGATAATTTCATGGAATTGGATCCCATAAGACTTATAGAGTTGATAAGGCCTAACGTGGAAAAGTTAAACAAGACGCAAGATTCTAGTCTTTTCAGATTAGTTAAAGAGAAAGACGAGTCCATCCAGAAACTGGAGAAGACAAATGAGCTTCTATccaagaatgaaaaaaaaagtctaTACACAATCAGTCAATTGGAGGAGAAATCTACAAAACTTGAAAACGAGTACgacattttgaaatctgCCGATAAGAAGAATACCGTAAAGATAGatcaattaaaaaaagaactcGCAgcattgaataaaattaataaagaaGGAGAATCTAATTTTAAGGAGCTTACGAAGAGGGAAGAAGATTGGAAAAACATAGAGACTAAACTGGAGAGCAAGGAACGTactattgaagaattgaatgctACGATCCAAGCTCTTGAAGCCTCTtcaaaacaagaaaaaaatgatcaTGAGGAAAAAGTAAAGCGTCTAATTGAGTCGAATAATGAGCACATAATATCCCTAGAATCAAGCTTAGAGCAGCTTAGAATTCAGTTGAGCGGTTCTGAGTCAACAGCTGATGATAAGGAAGGCGGGGCTATAAATACAGAAAGCTATTCACTCTTGCAAGAACAGCTTACTtcaagcaaaaaaaattgggaATCTATTGagtttcaattaaatttgaagatgactAATTTAGAAACTTCTCTAGGAGAAAAAGAGAAGCTTATAACAGGTCTTAATACAGAGATTCAGAATTTAAAAGTAGAAAATTCGAGGTTAGTTACTGAAATTGAAGCGAAAAAGGAGGAGAGTAAAACATTGAGGCTACAATTCAAAGAGACTTCAAACAAAACGAGTATTTTAGAAATgtcattgaataatttgaaagacGATTATAACCTCTTAGAGAGTAAATACATGATTCAAAAATcacaattagaaaataatatcaaagaagatCACAGTGCAAACGAAATAATCAAACACTTTGAAAATGGATCTCATGAGGACTGGTTTCTTCAGGCCGAATCCTCTTTATTGTCtatagaagaaaaaccTCAGGATGAACGAAAAAATACGGTAACAGATGATAATTCGAATTTACAAATTGATATAAACGAAATACCAGATGAAGCTGCCACAATGACACAACATGCTTACAATGATGATTCATTCATGAGAAATAGTTCGGCTTCGTTATTCCGTAAGCCTAGCACTAATATACAATCAAACAGTAATAACATTGACTCCGGTACTACACAAATTGTCACTAGATTAGGTGCGGAGATTAGAAGACTAGAAGGTgaattaaaatcaatacAAGATCGATACAATAATCTTTCTCATGAGAAAAGTAATgctaatgaagaaatcttGAGATtaatgaatgaaaatggCCAATATCAATCGTTgaaggaagaaaatgaaaaccTTCAACTGCGCATTAACGAATTAAATCATAAATTGGAGGCCTCACTGCAAGTGTTAGGCGAAAAGGCAGAACAAAATCAAGAACTAGAGAATGATGTTAGTGACCTTAAGGAAATGCTGCATTTACAAGTTCAACAGATGGTcgaaattcaagaaaaaatttccgatctgaaataa
- the MCM22 gene encoding Mcm22p (similar to Saccharomyces cerevisiae MCM22 (YJR135C); ancestral locus Anc_4.366) yields the protein MTADGSVDAYLRSLETQVENKQYFLNQANETIKNLSKADKSQNLQNDGKFRELMKKPMVFTERSDPLGVSLVSTSLRLRKDSSNDWISLNTEYNKNIRSMIETQKKVNRDLEVLVNLFEKGSTGKGTSLAVRPSLVEENNALWARLETMLKETLFKQGNHVESVYSLFKRLVKSDPSVRQQDFQESDDSKKMFRLLLKADLIEIDETSDTVRLINFTDDGF from the coding sequence ATGACTGCTGACGGCTCAGTTGATGCCTATCTCAGAAGCTTGGAGACCCAAGTGGAAAACAagcaatattttttgaaccAGGCAAATGAAACAATAAAGAATCTGAGCAAAGCAGACAAATCGCAGAATTTGCAGAACGACGGCAAGTTTAGGGagttgatgaagaagcCCATGGTTTTTACAGAACGTTCTGATCCACTTGGGGTCAGTTTGGTTAGTACTAGTTTACGTTTGCGGAAGGATAGTTCCAATGACTGGATTTCCTTGAATACGGAGTATAATAAGAATATCAGGTCTATGATCGAGACGCAGAAGAAGGTTAACAGAGATCTAGAGGTTCTAGTCAATTTATTCGAAAAGGGTTCAACCGGCAAGGGGACGTCTCTTGCAGTGAGACCATCGTTAGTGGAAGAAAACAATGCTTTATGGGCAAGACTGGAAACTATGCTGAAAGAGACGCTATTTAAGCAAGGGAACCACGTAGAATCTGTGTACAGTCTTTTCAAGAGGCTTGTTAAGTCAGACCCCAGTGTAAGACAGCAGGATTTCCAAGAATCTGACGATTCAAAAAAGATGTTTAGATTACTGTTAAAGGCTGATTTGATCGAGATTGACGAAACCAGCGATACAGTCAGACTCATCAATTTCACGGACGATGGATTTTAA
- the TIM8 gene encoding protein transporter TIM8 (similar to Saccharomyces cerevisiae TIM8 (YJR135W-A); ancestral locus Anc_4.367) translates to MSPSNGKFLDSTELSQLDDSSKNEMVTFLDNETSKQKVQMSIHQFTNTCFRNCVASANSSSLSPQEEQCLANCVNNFLDTKIRVVKGLQHVKE, encoded by the coding sequence ATGTCTCCTAGTAATGGGAAGTTTCTAGATTCTACTGAGCTGAGCCAGCTAGATGACTCTTCCAAGAATGAAATGGTaacttttcttgataaCGAAACATCGAAACAAAAAGTTCAGATGTCCATACACCAATTTACTAATACTTGCTTCAGAAACTGCGTTGCAAGTGCAAATAGTAGCAGTTTATCTCCGCAAGAAGAGCAGTGTTTGGCTAATTGTgtcaataattttctaGATACAAAGATTAGAGTTGTAAAAGGCCTTCAACATGTCAAGGAATGA
- the TTI2 gene encoding Tti2p (similar to Saccharomyces cerevisiae YJR136C; ancestral locus Anc_4.368), translating into MTGLYERFVAKCNTIEVPQADSELKEDIETLSVILKEDASRHNLKYIRYNAIKALSYFTMDPDMKVRKIAISTMEELCAKDSNLLPQLIDDVRNSLQKLGHRGKDEQNGLKPQLGLALKGDKIMSDWKSQGGLKDIPIFNTILLNLPRNQISENLWWIRPGILSLLDDTTDLRGIKLNGVKLLGTLVDRCFIDVSDKWISFKETGLFDLTEPMVRNLCYYLPPTYSMEDSISVFEAVIPTLRCLYKAQYDIKDCKDMIGAKILSQILLQHVIPRIGIRYEKLSELVISDIMCPMIRSLGETCVPYLQRIIFTVGEYLVRDPFITTSKSLVNAIINVLESVIDAAGYDNERIIAHQYDFLAMIIILFEKCENEGIVNDLILKKLKALVFRLNLNGSDIESMKHERVRLNKLFS; encoded by the coding sequence atgaCAGGGCTCTATGAACGGTTTGTAGCCAAGTGTAATACTATCGAGGTACCACAGGCTGATAGTGAATTAAAAGAAGACATCGAAACCCTTAGTGtgattttaaaagaagATGCATCTAGacataatttgaaatatatacgGTACAATGCCATAAAGGCCCTATCATATTTTACCATGGATCCAGACATGAAAGTCAGGAAGATTGCTATCAGTACTATGGAAGAATTATGTGCGAAGGACTCCAATCTTCTTCCACAGCTTATCGATGATGTCAGAAAttctttacaaaaattggGTCATCGAGGTAAAGATGAACAAAATGGTCTTAAACCGCAACTAGGGTTAGCATTGAAAGGTGATAAAATTATGAGTGACTGGAAGTCGCAAGGAGGGTTAAAAGACattccaattttcaatacGATTTTGTTAAATTTGCCACGAAATCAGATATCTGAGAATCTTTGGTGGATTAGACCAGGCATATTAAGTCTGTTAGATGATACAACTGATTTGAGAGGCATTAAACTCAATGGAGTGAAGTTACTGGGAACGCTTGTTGATAGATGTTTTATTGATGTTTCCGACAAGTGGATTTCCTTCAAGGAGACAGGCCTGTTCGACCTTACGGAGCCCATGGTTAGAAATTTATGCTACTATTTACCACCTACCTATTCAATGGAAGACAGCATCAGTGTATTCGAGGCGGTTATCCCCACTTTACGTTGTTTATACAAGGCGCAGTACGATATAAAGGATTGCAAAGATATGATTGGTGCCAAGATACTGTCTCAAATTCTATTGCAACATGTAATACCGAGAATTGGTATACGGTATGAAAAGCTGAGTGAATTGGTAATATCTGATATAATGTGCCCCATGATAAGATCACTTGGAGAAACTTGCGTGCCCTATTTACAGAGAATAATTTTCACAGTGGGTGAATATCTTGTGAGAGATCCGTTCATAACCACGTCAAAGAGTCTCGTAAATGCGATAATAAATGTACTGGAGAGTGTTATCGATGCTGCTGGATACgataatgaaagaattattgCACATCAGTACGATTTTCTGgcaatgataataatattattcgAAAAATGTGAGAATGAAGGTATAGTAAACGATctaatcttgaaaaaactgaaaGCTCTTGTATTCAGATTAAATCTAAATGGtagtgatattgaaagcATGAAACATGAACGTGTGAGATTAAATAAACTATTTAGTTAG